In Monodelphis domestica isolate mMonDom1 chromosome 1, mMonDom1.pri, whole genome shotgun sequence, the sequence AACTGGCCGTAGCATCCGAGGATTCTGTCTGCCCCCACATTGTAGCCGAGGAGAGCGCCGTGCCATAGAGAAGCTCTCCGTGGAAGGTATCACCTCAGAAGGAAGGGGagttgtggggggggggaatacatCGGACCCTTTCTCTTCAAGGGGGAGAGCTGCCAACAAAATAGCCCTGTATGGGAGGCattcaggaaagagaaagagaaagagaaagggggagagatctTGAGGCAGACTGAGGTGAATCTGGTTTTCAGTAGCCTTAGGGGAGGCAAGCATCACCGTGCAGGAAATATCCTAGCTAGGGCCCAGGAGACCTTCATTCTAGTTCTACTTTGTAAGGCTCTTTGACCTTGAGCAATATGATCTTAGGCTGCAGCAGAAGACAGAGATAGAGCCCACTAGAAGTCATCTGCCAGTGCTGGGCACATTTTAAGGAAGGACATTCCTTGAAAAGCTGGGACTTCAATGTCCTTCTGTAAGATAAAgataattgtatttaattggcTTGGAAATTCCTTTGTAAGCCTTCAAGTGCTTTTGGGCATAGCATGGACTGACTGTCCTTGGAGACAATGGGGCCAGCAGACCTCCATTCTAGGGTCCTGCTGATAGGGAAGGTAGTAAGCCAATGATGCAGTAGTATCAGTAGTACCAGCTCAGAGCCTGGCCAAAAATTCCCTTTATGGTTAATCAGGAGTCCTTGGCTTCAGAGCTTCCCTCACTAGGATGTTATAGAACCTAACATCTTTAACTAGCTCTGACTcctttactatgtgaccttgaacaagtcatttaacctagaaTCCCATTTCCCCCACCTTTCCAGCCCTGTGGAACAATTGATTTTTGGATGAAGTCTAAAATCTGAGAACTTAGTGGGACCCAGGGCAGATCCCCAATTTTTACAGGGAGAAGAAACAAGCTGAGAGGTTAGGTCACTGGCCCAACATTATAACAAAGTGTGAACCAAGAAAATGAACTAGACATCATATTTCCAAGGCTAGAACTGTCAGGGCACTTTCTCCCTGATTCTGCTTTTTTCCTCATCCTCTTTAAGATGGAACAActagacttgttttgcttggctctAGATCCCATTTGCTTTGGGTTCATGTTGAGGAAGCAGGGGGGAATTCAAGAGGTGTAGATCTCTGTATACTTCCTGTCAGAATTGTTTCTCAAAGGGTACTTACTTGAGCTGCCTATTGGAACCAGGCTTCAAAAAAAGCCAAATAACCACTTGGTGGGGGCGTGCGTTATAGTGGGCTTCCAGTTGAAGTATAGCCCATGGATGGTTCAGAGAACAACACTTAGGTATTTTCTCATGCCCTGACTCTAGAGAAGTAAAGGCTCAGGGCAGGAGCAAGGGTGAATTGCATGGGTTTCTTTCCTGGTCTTGGGGCTACTGGTCTGACTTCCTGATTTCCCCCAGCTCTGGCCAGCCTAGAGGGTGACCTGAATGGGAAGTACTATGCCTTGAAGAACATGACtgagcaggagcagcagcagctgaTTGATGACCACTTTCTCTTTGACAAGCCTGTCTCCCCACTCCTCCTGGCATCTGGCATGGCCCGAGACTGGCCTGATGGCAGGGGCATTTGGTGAGTTTTTGATACAACTATGTAGGATCCAGAAGGatctttttcaaattttcaagaAGCCAAAAAATCTGTTTCTCTGGTTAGCAGTATGGATTTTGAAGTCTCTTGCATTTTACAAATTGAATACATATGGTCACCCTGGAAAGTGTTCCTATTAAAGGGGtagatattttaataattgggagtTGGTCTTTCTGAAGCATGAGGATGGAAGAAGGGTTTTTTGCTCATTTACTTGCTGCCTCTCTTATAATGTGACTTATACAGAGTGTATGCCTTAGGAAGTTTAACTTCCTTTCTTTGGTATTAGAGTAATAATgcttaaatgtaatgattgttgATCATATTGGCCACATCCtttttagaaatgtttatttttaaggaCTGTTTTTGCTATCTTGTAGTGCAATAGGTCTAAACCCAGACCACGTATCAGAAATTAGTCCCTTGAGAATCTCAATCTATAAGTATCTGggggtggtagagtggatagagctgGGCTTGGGAGTCaggagttcaaacctagcctcaggcacttattaggtattatgaccttggacaaatcactgtaTCTGatcctgtaaaataggaataatctcACTGGGAAGttggtgaggattaaatgagaatttttataaatatcaagATCCTTAAATCCAATCCTCTACTTGTGGGGGGAAGGATGAAGGGGAAAGAATTCAAGGCTTACAGATTGGACTTGCCCAAGTCTCTGGTAGCCAGTTGTAGACAGCCAATTTCTTGACATCTGTCCAAAGGAAGTATAAAGCTAGATTAGGAACCTAGAAGTATAAAGCTAGATTAGGTCCAGTGAAGGGGAGGAACCTAGTTCCGTAGTAACCTAATTGGTACTGAAGGAGGTATTACTGGCCACTGCTCCCAGCTCAgcttggggttcaaacccagtgATCTCACCTGGATCTAAGTGTTCTTTCTACCCTAGCAGTCTCCCCCATGGCTTAAATACTTTATAGCTGTGATCATGGACCAGTCACCACCTTCCTTGCAGACTCCAGCCTAAATACTCTGGAAGGAAGGTCAAGGTGGTTTAGAGGTGTTAGTTTAGCCACACCCAGACAGACTTGTGATGCCTGCCTGGCTGGCACAGCCTGCTGCCAGTATGCAGAAAGCATTCCCCAGCTTCCTGGTGGGGATGAGCTTATggcttttgtgaccttggacagcaGGACTGACAGTGCCAGAAATAGGGCCCCCTACCACAATAGCTAGATCAAGTAGGGGCATGGCGAGGAGGGGAAGAAGCTAGAGATGGGATTCCCGCCCTCTGCCCACAGTCAAGTCAGAAGACCTGTCAGAAGAGTCTTCTCTGTCCTTTACTGGTTAGCTTTTtccccccctcagtcctcagttTGCTTCTAGAAAACAAAGGGGGTTCAAGGAGGCAGTTTTAGTCTCTTTCCTTCCATACTCCCATCCCCACCTCACCTTGCCCTCCAAGAAGACAACATGAAGACTTGGTGATTTAATTTCTAGCTGGAGGAGAGTTAAGTTGCTGAGTTAACACCTGGGTGGGAGCCCACACTGCAGCCTCAGCACTGACATCACTGAGCTCCTGCAGTTCCTTTGCCTCCCCATTGACCACAGTAGCCAAGTCCATGGACAATTCAACCTCTTCATCACCTCCAGAGGTCTGtctgcagtgacttgcccaaggtcacacaattggtaaataataggaagaattcaaacccagctaTTGGATTGCAAATCCATCTAcctttaacccttattttccatcttagaataaatacaatTTATTGGCTTGGGGGTTGACttgttgaacccaggacctcccatctccagcccttGCTCTCAGTGAGCCTTTATGAAGCTAAGGAGCTAGTTTATATTAGCCCCCCAAAAtgctttaatattttcaaagcccaactcctcttcccccccccccgcccccccagagGTTAGCAAGCAGGAGGATGAGGCTGTTCTAGCCTTGCATTTTTTAGGGTGAATCTGGTAGGATGTTGCCATGTGCGGATAGGAGCTGGACTTGGATGTCCTGGAGCACCAAGGTCTTAGGAGTCATCCTTCTTAAACTGGTCTTGTTGCTTCCTGCTGTCTGTTCCCTAGGTCCCCTGTGTCCCTGAAGCTTGGCTGCGTCCCCAGCAGTCAGGTGGCTGAGGAGGCTGTTAGCTATGAAGATGTAGCCATTGCAgcagtggggaggagggggaggccaGGAGGGGAGGTGAACCTGCAGAGCTTCCTCCCTTGCCAAGgcaggtggagggagggaaggggagaggttaTTCCTGGCGCCAGGGCCTGGTTTTTCCCCTTTCACTTGGGCAGCTTCCACTGACCTTCACAGAAAGGGCTGTGGACACAGATGCTTTGTCCCACAAAGACCGTTTTCTAGTTTGGCCCTGCTACACTGGGATGAGCACGCCAAGGTCATGGCCATTGTCTTCCTGAGTCCTCAGAGCAGGGAGGACTTGGCTATCATTTCCTCTGTCTGGGCCCCCTTAGATTTAGGGGAAAAGTACTATGTTGACTGCTTAGTGTTGTGGTGATTCCGCTTCTGGattttctcttccacaaaatggggTAGACAAGACTTGGACTAGATCAGGGGATCTTGCCAAGtttcaatataattcatttccttaAACATTTTAGGCACTTAAACCTTCTAAAGAAGGGGTCTACAGACTTAGCACACAAATGAAGAACAGGAactgttttctattttctcaAGGACTTAGCAGCTTTGTTCTTTGCAGATAGAgcataataaatgctagctgcatTCATTCAATAAGGAGTTTATAGTGAATCCATGCTTGAAGGTGCTTGTGGGAATGATTCtgaaatctggatttgaatcccagtttTGATTCTTGGGGCTTTGGACAAGcaatttcctaatttataaaagcAAGGGGACTCTAAGATTTCCTCCCAGTTTTAGGATGATTTTCTGCCTCTGCTTTGCTACTACATGGGGTATCTGGAGCTTAACTGAGGCATAGAAATCCAAGGTGGCCTTGAATTCCCTGGAAAAGACTCTAGGGCTGACACTCTTGCTCTGTCCCAGGCACAATGACAACAAGACCTTCCTGGTGTGGATCAATGAGGAGGATCATCTGAGGGTCATCTCCATGCAGAAGGGGGGTAACATGAAGGATGTGTTCACACGTTTCTGCACAGGGCTCACTCAGGTAAGGGGGCTAATGGGGGGAAGGGTATGCTGAGAAGGATGGTATGCGGAGAAGGATCCGCCTTAGGAAGGAATCTTGAGCTATTTCTAGAAACAGGaactcaaagaaagaaattagaattcTGATGTCAGTCAGTAAGCAGAAGTCAGTCTACAGTATTCCCTGAGCCCAGGCTAAGATGGCTGGTGAGTTGGTAACACAAAAGACACAAATGTCTCACACTGATGTGAATTAAGTACAGTGTTGCtgaaattcagaggaagaattttatGGGTTGGAGGCTGTCCTAATAGGACTATGTAGGGGAGGAGGGGTGGTTATTTCAGAAGGTAACCTATGGGTAAAGATAGCTCTTGAGGTTCCAGCTGGGTCCATGAACCCCTTTCTTGTTTGGCCCTCCCTATACAATTTGGGGAGGCCCTTGCAAGCCCATTTGTTCTGGCCCCTCTTGGGAAGTGAGAATAAGCCATACATGCCCTGCCTCAGTGCTGTGTATCATTCTTAGGTGTAATAGTAATTGGAGCTAATTTGATAGTTGCCCTTTGCACAACCAGATGGGAGGTATCAGCTTCCATAGCCCAGGTTGCCACAGCACCTGGCTCTGGCTATGTGGTTCTCTCCCCTGCCCCActatttcttttcctcacctgATAGCCAGGAATTTGCACAGATCCCTTTGAAAAAAAGTCTGTCACTGTCTCTGGGGGATTAACTTGGTGGTGTGGCATCTGCTTCCTCTGTTGCCATGGCCCCAGTCCCTGGGGATCCTGGTTCTGACGCCATTGggctccttcctttcccttccacccCCACCCTCTGGAAGAGTCATCATGTTCCCTCCTGAAGGGGTTGGTCCTATTCCCCAAGTGCCTCCTGGGGAACCATGCCAACAAGAATCAACAGAAGCCTGTGGGATCCTCCTGCTTTTCCTTGTGATCATTCCCCTAGTCATCAAGGCTTCAAGCTTCCATCACTTGCCTCAGATGATCCCCCCCAGACCATGGTGATCTCTAAAACCTCTGCCACCCACTGGATACTGATCATAGCACCTGGATGCTCAGGAATGATTAGATTCTGAACTGGCAACAAGGGTAGAATTAGGGTGGCATGATTTCTGTTGAAATGTGGGCTAATGAATGAATTTCCTGTCTTGTGTCCAGATTGAAACCCTTTTCAAGACCAAGAACTACGAATTCATGTGGAACCCTCACCTGGGCTACATCCTGACTTGCCCCTCCAACCTGGGCACAGGCCTACGTGCTGGTGTCCACATCAAACTTCCCCACCTGGGCAAGCATGAGAAGTTTGGGGAAGTACTGAAGAAGCTGAGGCTGCAGAAAAGGGGGACAGGTATGGAGGTCATAGGGATGGGGAAGGACCAGATAATGGCTTCTTTGATTAAACAAAGGACCGCAAAGAAACGGAGCAGCTGCCATCTCAGAGTATTCTGTGGTATCTTCCTGAACAGGAAACCAAAAATGAAGGCTGCCTCATTCTGGGTCACCAACTAGATAGATCCCAGAGCAGTTGGCCCCCAGGGCTTTGcttccttctcaccctgttttGAGATAAATGAACCCTTGGGCAGCAGCAGGCCTTACCTGGGGAGGATGTGGGATCAGGGTTATTATTTGGTGGGGGTTCTTCCTTCAGAGGAAGATGGCATCTCTTTTATTCTATCCCAAGACAACCATCCCTGACCATATTGGAATCCTGAGCCCACATTGGTCAGGGGTCTGCCATAACTTGAGCTCTGGCCATAGCTTTCTAGAAGCCAGGGTCAAACACCCCACAACAGCagcaaaagatgaaaatatagcctgcttatatgtatataaagctGTAGAAATATTGGGCAAAGAATACCAGGATGGGAATAGACACTGGTCACCTTTGGGGGACactttcatagaagaaaatcagaATAGGAGGGGACTCACAGTTGGTTCTCCCACCCTCAAATTTGCAAGTGGAGGTTGCAGAGCAATTAGTGGAGAAGAATTATATAACATACTAACTGGTAAGACTGGTAATCCCTCCTGACCCTGTCTCTCAGCTCTCTAGGGTTCTGCTCCACTCATTCTCCTGCTTCAGAGGGAAAAGTCCTTGGTTCTATTTCACTGACTGGCCAGACAGAACCTTGATTTTTAGTTCCttcctgtctgtctcagtttctacaGCTTTAAAATGGCTCCTTATAAAAAAAGTGGCTTCTTTGCAACCACAGTGCTTGCTCCTTGCAAGCATTATGCTTACTTGAGATGAACTTTTGAGGCTCAGAAATATTTCATAGTAAGTTTTAGACCAAGGACCTTCTCTTGCAAATATAGTGCTGATCTTGACTTCCTATCTATCTTGACAAATTAGGGGTTGAGCCCAAGTCTCCCAACTGTTAgcatttctggattttctgaatttttttctctcagacCCTTACTATTTTGTTCCTTGCACAGGGGGTGTGGACACAGCAGCTGTGGGTGGTGTCTTTGACATCTCTAATGCTGATCGACTGGGCTTCTCAGAGGTGGAGCTGGTCCAGATGGTGGTAGATGGTGTGAAATTGCTCATAGAGATGGAGAAGCGTTTGGAGCAGGGCCAGTCCATCGATGACCTCATGCCAGCCCAGAAATGAGCAGTCAGCCCCCCAAATTCTGCCGCTTCCTAATTTATTGGACGAATGAATAACCACCATCCTATCCCGCCTGAGGTGCCCTGGGGGCTCCGGATGCAGCCCACCTAATCATGCTGTAGAGAagtcttccttccatccttccggTGTTAGAGTTTATTTTTGATGGCTGAGATGTTGCTGAATGCTGAAATAATAAACTATTGTTTTGGCCTGACCAGGTCTCATGATAATTAGAAACATGTTCTCAAAATCCCAGAGAGGGTCCAGTACACAGTAGGGGTGTGCCAGTGCCAGATGTTTGTATCCACCATCTCAGGGGCCCCTAATTTCACTTTGAGGAATCCCCACATACACACCATCCCATCCTTCTCTGAATGCCTCCTTAAAGCAATCCAtaccatttttggacagctctcgGACGTTCCCTCCCCTGACATACTCCAGAGTAGGATATTTTTGTTTGAGTTGGATGTGTAGGATTAATAGGCTGTAGCTCTCCTTAAAAGGCAAGTTGCTGTCAGTTAAGCAGCACTGATTAATCACTTGCTGCCCAAAGGGAGATATAATAAAGTTAAGCTAGATCAGACTGCCCCTGCCTTCACATACAACTGCTACTTCATATTACATAAGTGTGGTTGGAGGCTCAAAGCTGTCATGTTTGGGAGAATGGGCTGGAATCAAAGCCACAAAACATGCCCAGTTCAGTGGGAGAAAACTTCCTCACACCCTAGGAGGGGGTGGTTCAGGGAAGAGATACGGGTATTTCAGGGAAGTTCAGATTTGCCCCTGAAAGGAAGAACAGGGAAGTCCAGAGGGTTACCTGGTTGGGGTATTCTGGGGTCCTCTGGGACCTTGTTTTTTGCCCACATCATGGTCAGGCTTTTGCACTTGGGACAAGAATCTTCCCCACTTTAGGCTACTCCATCCTGCCAGGGTTATTTTTGAACTAATATGACTTGGGACTTTTAAACCCCTTCCTAACCTGCATTCTGGTCTTGGCCCACCCACACCAGGactttccctcccactcccacATCTAGCAGTGGACCCCAGAGCAGCCTTCAGGGATCAGTTTCAATCTTCTACAGACTTCCTAAACCAGTTGCCAATCTCAAGTTTCCCACAGTAGGGCTCTTTGGGGCTTtacccaaaaaaatttttaacattagttGGTGGTTCAACCTTGGGCAAAGAGGCCTCTCTGGGTCAGTCAATGAGCACTTTGATGAAGTGCCTACCTCATCAGTCCCACTTGGTGAGGCTACGAAGGCAGGGTCAGTCTTATTCCTCAGTTAGATTCtgctgagaggaaaaaaagacaaataggtAAATTGAGAGGCAGAGCTTGGGGAATCTAGAAAGGTTTATGGAAGGAAGAAACAAGCCTTCCAGGAGGCAAAGGTGACAGCCTTCCTGGAGTGGGAACCTTTTGAGTTCCTAAAAATCCCTGTTGTTCAAAATCTCAAAACAGGGCTTAAGTAGGGTTAAGGACATCATACTCATAAACTTTGTCAGTGACAAGATAGGGATCTAATAAAAAGGATAATACACATAAAATTAATAGTGGTCACAGGAGTAGCCACTCAGGCTGCACCTCCATGACAGGTCCTGTGGGCTATAATTCTAAGGGGGTGGTGTTGGTGTTGGGGCACATGGATGGGGACTGGCCCTCCTCCATCCAGCCTACTGCACCAGAAGATAGGCCATAAATAAGGCACTTTACCTTGAAAAAAGATTTGACGTTTACTTGTGGAAGTGGGTGTCTGCTGGGTTGTAGCTTGTGAGTTATTGGGAAATGGTGCAATTTTCTGCATACTTGATGTTTCCTGAAgacaaatctcaaactataaattCGTGTTATGTTCAGATTGTTCCCTCATATATCAATTGCTGTGGAAcaaattagcattttaaaaaagttatagtAGAACTGACTACAGGGAACAGTAAGGATGTTAGTTTGGCTGGTACTAAAGGGTGAGGAGGAGGAATATATCCACCGGAAAGACAGAAGGTTTTTAAATGCCAGGCAAAGGTTTGTCTTGTCCTGGAGGCcatggggagccactgaagccTCTTGAGGGGAGGGGAGTGATCAGATCAGCTATAAGAGGGATGGATTAGAAAAGAGTGAGTTTGGAAGCAGGGAAAGCCTAGTTAAGGCTACTGTAATAATCTAGATGAAATGTGAAGAGGGTGAGACTAGACTGGTGGTGGTGTGAATGGAGAAATGGTTTAAGAGATGCTGACCAGTTGatgagatttggcaactgattacatatcaggagggaaggggagaacaAAGGTTCTCCTGGGTTGAGGCTAGGGTGGTTCAGTGATTAAGAGTACtaggtcaggagtcaggaagacttgagttcaaatccagtcttagaaacttcctagctgtgtgacccccagataaatcacttaatctatgATTGCCTAACAAAGGattcactgaagaaggaaatgggcaaaccactccagtatctttgcaagaaaagtTCATGATTAGTTgtagtccatggggtcacaaagagtacaACCTAGGTTGGGAACTTGGGTTACTATGGGAATGGTATcccaacagaaatagggaagtcaggaagggtttttgttttttaacccttacctttgtcttagaatcatattctaattattggttccaaggcaggagagaagtaagggctagtcaattggggttaGATGATTTAtccatatagctaggaagtatctgaggtcaaatttgaacacaggaccttctgtctccaggcctggctcataTCTGTCAGGGCTGAACCTTTGGTCAAGATTCAAGCCCGTTTCCTCAAGACCAGCTgcatgggaagaaaaataaagagttggGCTGGGGGGTGAGGTGAAGAACTCTACTTCTAACTCTGCTGGTAACTCAGTATGACTGGAGAATCCCCTCTCAGAGTCAGTTTTCCTAGGAGGTAAATGAAGAGGTTGATCCACAAGGTTCTCTGAAGTTCCTGTCTGCTTTATTCCAACATTATCCCACTAGATTGGGAATTAGATAACCTGGGTCTCATCCCACCAATTTAGGAGGTATGACTGTGAGCAGGTCACTTCCTCCTCTTGGTCCTGGTTTCTTCAGTAAAATTAATACTATCTGTCTCCCAGGGTAGTTGtgtggaaagcattttataaatcatAACATTCATTCACTGGAAATTCAACCAGCTCTTAAGCTTCCCCTGAAACAAAGGCCCATCCTTTTCACATCAGAATTCTTCCTTCCACTTTGCTGGGGATATCACAGTTTCTGAAGAATTTGAGTTGGAGCTCTCCCAAATGGCAATGGAGAGACACCTGGGAGGTGTGAGTGGGCTGTGACATATTAGCAACAGAGAACTTTGCAAGAGAAATGCCATAAAGGATGCCATCCAAGAGTCGTAGGACTGAAATAGGAGGTGGACTAGTCATGTAGGAAGAACAAGAGATAATGAATGCACAGCTTGTGTGCTCTGCTGTTATGTATCAATTTACCTGAGGGCAAAGACAGGAACTGCGCAGGATAAGACATGTGGCATCTCTATCACTGTGAACTGCATCTGACCCACCCTGGCACTGCTTTCCCCCTCATCCCACTCCTTCAAgtgttcttcctcttcccccattagaatgtaaactccctgactTGACTTCttatccccagttcttagcacagggcctggcacatagtgagagtttaataaatgcttggtgctTGCCTGTCTGCATGGAGGCAATACTTACACTAATGAGGCCACATctacttaaatataaaggaattatTGATGTTATTAGTCCTCCTCTGCTGCCTCACTGTGGTCCCCTGGGTGTCTGCAGGTGCTGACAGTAAAGCTCCAGAATAAGGTCTGGAGGGCTCTGAGTGGGACCTCTGTGACCTGCATCTGGGGCCAGAGAACCAACGAAGGGGCAGGGAGCCATGGGGTACCCACAAGGTGAAGGATTTTTCAATTACAATAACTCACAGGGAACTATGGGAGGTTTTTCAGGCAAGTGAATCTGAAGTACTAGGTTATAAcatgtttgctattattattgggGTGTCATTGGAAGACCAGCCTTGTCAAAGAGGGAGAAGCTTATAAGCAAAGGGTTGGCCAAGGGGgatacttttttcccccttatgacaactttttttcttaattttaaataaaaaattaatgcaattcctactccaattacatgtaaaaagtttccatcacttaacaaaaagaattttttaaatctcaaatTCTTTCCCCTCAACCAGCTGAGATAGTGAGCAATCCAATACAGATGTTATATATGCAATTTCATGGCAATATTCTTGAAAAATAGTCTAATGACAATTTGGAGGGAGTTTCTCGATCCTTAAATCATGGAATCCCCTGACTTGGGGATGACACAACATGAAATGGAATCTGGGTCAGCAAAGAGAGAAGTATAggttgaaggaagagaaaataatagcatttagttAGAAGGATCATAGAAGCCTTCCTAAAGGCATCCtagaataatggaaagaacactattctTGGAATTAGAAAACCAGAAGGCATTTTGAGTCCCTTGTTCAACACTTCtcatgtgattttgggcaaatcacttccatctctgggcctcaacttcttcatctgtaaaattcaggGGTTCCATTATgatttttaaggtctcttccagctctgatattctgtgagtCTAACTTAAACTGGGCCTTAAGGGACATAGGATTTAAAGAGGTTCAGAGAAGAAATGGGGGAATTCCAGGCAAGTCGatctgaaaagggaaagaaatgggcTGGGTGGTGCATGTGTGAGAATCAGGAGAGAAGATTAATATTAGATGGAACACAGAGAAGGCTTCCTTTCTTATTTGACCAGATTTTCTTTTGACCCACCCTGATTGATGTCAAGGGTGGGTGTGCTTTCTTGATTGTCTTGTCTGTCACTTATGGGCATGTTGTATGAGATTGTTGCCTAGCCTAGATTGTCAGGCTTTTTGTTTCCCTTTGCTTCTTCCCCAGAGATGGCTAGATCTTGACCTCAGAGCTGGGTCAGGGATAGCTATGGAAACTGCCAGAAGAGAATTGGGAAGGTTCTGGAACTGTCAACTGTGACCTCTCTGGAGTTGGGACCACAGGAAGGAGGGCTCAGACAAGGAAGGAAGACTGGATGACCTCTGggggtctttgccaagaatggTAGAAGTACATTTCACTGTCAGCACTCTGGGGAGAATACTTAAGCAAACCAAAGATAGATAAGCTCAcagaagactggaaaaaaaaagaccatttaaATTAGGtgacatttttaaagtttttccaagaataaaaaggaatcaGATAAAATAAGAGAAACCATCAAGTGGAGGAAGTTTGCATGAAACATTGCAAATTAGTCAACTAGATAATTAAGttgaaaaaattgttttaacaaTTAACTTTTAGAAATGGCTTTTTACTATAGTGGTATAATTACAATAAAGCATCCTCCCTCCTACTCTGTGACAGGCTCTTCTACAAACACATATGATGTCCAGGGGGAAGTGGGTTCAAGCTAAGAGGACAGGTGGCAAAGAGTAGAACTCATAGGTCCTTTGTGAGAGTCCACAAGATTTCTTCTGGGCTTTTTCTGCTAGGCTCTCTGTAGAGCCTCAGATCTCCTTTCTTCATTGCATCCGATCTGTCTCCTCTTCCCAATGCAGATGCTACCATCAGCTGTTCCTGAGGCCCTGCTGGATGGCAAAAGGAAGTCTGAAAACTCCAGACCCTTCAAACCTTGTAAAGTCCTCCTCCACCTAAGGGTGGGGGGTGTAGAAGACCAAGGCCAAGGCGGAAGGCCTTTTCCTAATCCCAGATTAATTCTTTTTCAGCAATTTGCCTGGAAGGCTTCCATCAACTAAATTGCCAGGATTGAAATTCTGCATTGCAAACTAGTTGTATATGAGCCCAACCTGGCTTAAGCTAGAATCTCCCCCAATCCAAACATGCTTTCTGAGtggtttcatttcatttctctcaatAGCCTGATTAAAGACTTTTCAGACTTAGTCTAAAGTTGCTTAATTCATTCATTAGAGCTGTTTAGGTATGATTCAAACTTAGTTCCTACCTCTGATTGAAGGACagattgttctttttatttttgtttgaagtCCCTGTgtgtggttccaaggcaaaaaagcagtaagagttaggcaatgggggttaagtgacttttgtaCATCCTCAGATGTGAACCGAGGACTCCCA encodes:
- the CKB gene encoding creatine kinase B-type isoform X2; translated protein: MLKSRYTAEEEYPDLCSHNNHMAKVLTPELYEKLRDKVTPSGFTLDDVIQTGVDNPGHPFIMTVGCVAGDEESYDVFKELFDPIIEDRHGGYKPSDEHKTDLNADNLQGGDDLDPNYVLSSRVRTGRSIRGFCLPPHCSRGERRAIEKLSVEALASLEGDLNGKYYALKNMTEQEQQQLIDDHFLFDKPVSPLLLASGMARDWPDGRGIWHNDNKTFLVWINEEDHLRVISMQKGGNMKDVFTRFCTGLTQIETLFKTKNYEFMWNPHLGYILTCPSNLGTGLRAGVHIKLPHLGKHEKFGEVLKKLRLQKRGTGGVDTAAVGGVFDISNADRLGFSEVELVQMVVDGVKLLIEMEKRLEQGQSIDDLMPAQK
- the CKB gene encoding creatine kinase B-type isoform X1 yields the protein MPFSNSHNMLKSRYTAEEEYPDLCSHNNHMAKVLTPELYEKLRDKVTPSGFTLDDVIQTGVDNPGHPFIMTVGCVAGDEESYDVFKELFDPIIEDRHGGYKPSDEHKTDLNADNLQGGDDLDPNYVLSSRVRTGRSIRGFCLPPHCSRGERRAIEKLSVEALASLEGDLNGKYYALKNMTEQEQQQLIDDHFLFDKPVSPLLLASGMARDWPDGRGIWHNDNKTFLVWINEEDHLRVISMQKGGNMKDVFTRFCTGLTQIETLFKTKNYEFMWNPHLGYILTCPSNLGTGLRAGVHIKLPHLGKHEKFGEVLKKLRLQKRGTGGVDTAAVGGVFDISNADRLGFSEVELVQMVVDGVKLLIEMEKRLEQGQSIDDLMPAQK